In Brassica rapa cultivar Chiifu-401-42 chromosome A06, CAAS_Brap_v3.01, whole genome shotgun sequence, a single window of DNA contains:
- the LOC103874562 gene encoding protein MON2 homolog isoform X5: MTSLRTSSELEGEMVEPYIRRLVLRSVAHIIRLYSSSLITECEVFLSMLVKATFLDLPLWHRILVLEILRGFCVEARTLQILFQNFDMHPKNTNVVESMVKALARVVSSIQFQETSDESLAAVAGMFSSKAKGIEWILDNDASSAAVLVASEAHAITLAIEGLLGVVFTVATLTDEAVDTGELESPRYELHPSSDNCTGKTSRLCISMIESLWLTILDAFSLILSRSQGEAIVLEILKGYQAFTQACGVLHAVEPLNSFLASLCKFTIVLPTDAERKSSIVQSPVSKRSEVQVEQKDVIVLTPKNVQALRTLFNIAHRLHNVLGASWVLVLETLAALDRAIHSPHATTQEVATAVPKLTREPSRQYADFSILSSLNSQLFESSALMHVSAVKSLLSALYMLSHQSMTETSDSVSSASSKKIGSISFSVDRMISILVNNLHRVEPLWDQVVSHFLELAVHSNPNLRTMALDALDQSICAVLGSEQFGEDPTRSRDTTLDVESKSTELKSVECVVLSSLRGLYFSAQKADVRVGSLKILLRVLERCGEKLYYSWPGILEMLRSVADASEKDVATLGFQSLRVIMSDGLPTLPEDCLHVCIDVTGAYSAQKTDLNISLTAIGLLWTLTDFIAKGLHHGCQVEKGSGFSNVDTSPQQTNGEGVEEHVVSNSNKPDFEARTQIVNHEKLLFLVFSLIQKLVDDDRPEVRNSAVRTFFQILGSHGNKLSKSMWEDCLWNYIFPMLDSASHKAATSSKDEWQGKEIGTRGGKAVHMLIHHSRNTAQKQWDETFVLVLGGIARLFRSYFPLLESLPNFWSGWESLLDFVKNSIFNGSKEVSLAAINCLQTAVVSHCVKGNLQLRYLNSVMDVYELVFQKSSSYTGDTATKVKQEILHGLGELYVQSLKMFDDKMYMQLLGIVDLAVKQAIISSENFETEFGHVPPVLRHVLEILPSLGPPDHLSSMWLILLREFLNYLPRFDSALPNEEGEIKQSTTGHRASSEVSEHKADVLSDKTIPTTRITSNMFAEKLIPALVELLLQAPAVEKYILFPEIIQNLRRCMMTRRDNPDGSLWKVAAEGFNRLLVEDVKICSAGGDTDLKVSKTARMRIWKEIGDVYEIFLVGYCGRALSSNSLPAAALKANETLEMALLDGLGDVILKSTVDAPREVLERLVLTLDRCASRTCSLPIETVELMPAHCSRFSLTCLQKLFSLSSFETENWHSTRAEVSRISITTLMERCEFVLSRFLIVENNLGKRPIPTARLEEIIFTLQELDRLTIHPEAASVLQLRPSLKNILQEDNRDSRAHLLVLFPSLCEIVLSREMPVRELVQVLLRAVAAELGLKKVSLSS; the protein is encoded by the exons ATGACATCACTTCGGACCAGCTCAGAG CTCGAGGGAGAAATGGTTGAACCTTATATCCGCCGGTTGGTTCTGCGGTCAGTTGCTCATATTATTCGACTGTATAGTTCGTCTCTCATTACAGAATGCGAG GTGTTCCTAAGTATGCTCGTGAAAGCTACATTTTTAGATTTGCCATTGTGGCATCGCATTCTTGTTCTCGAGATTTTGAGG GGGTTCTGTGTTGAGGCAAGAACATTACAGATCCTTTTCCAGAATTTTGATAT GCACCCTAAAAATACAAATGTTGTGGAGAGCATGGTCAAAGCACTTGCTCGAGTTGTTTCTAGCATACAG TTTCAGGAGACGAGTGATGAAAGTCTAGCAGCTGTTGCTGGGATGTTTAGTAGCAAAGCTAAAG GAATCGAATGGATTCTTGATAATGATGCTTCTAGTGCGGCTGTTCTCGTTGCGAGTGAAGCTCATGCAATAACTTTGGCAATTGAAGGCTTACTTGGAGTTGTTTTTACAGTCGCCACCTTAACAGATGAAGCAGTAGACACTGGGGAG CTTGAATCCCCCAGATATGAGCTTCATCCTTCGTCTGATAATTGTACTGGGAAAACCTCACGTCTCTGTATCTCAATGATAGAGTCATTGTGGCTGACTATACTCGATGCCTTTTCCCTTATACTATCAAG gtcacaaggtgaggcaatCGTGTTGGAGATACTGAAAGGATATCAAGCATTTACTCAG GCATGTGGCGTTCTTCATGCTGTAGAACCCTTGAACTCTTTTCTTGCATCACTTTGTAAATTTACTATCGTTTTGCCAACTGATGCGGAAAGGAAAAG CAGCATCGTACAGTCTCCTGTGTCCAAACGTTCTGAAGTACAGGTGGAACAGAAAGATGTCATTGTCCTGACCCCCAAGAATGTTCAG GCATTGAGAACACTCTTCAACATCGCTCATAGGTTGCATAATGTATTGGGCGCATCATGGGTGCTG GTTCTTGAAACTCTGGCAGCCCTAGATCGAGCAATTCATTCTCCTCATGCAACTACCCAG GAGGTCGCAACTGCAGTCCCAAAGCTCACCAGGGAGCCTTCTAGGCAGTACGCTGATTTTAGCATTCTCTCTTCTTTAAATTCTCAA CTTTTTGAAAGCTCGGCTCTGATGCACGTGTCTGCTGTTAAATCGCTTCTTTCTGCACTCTATATGCTGTCCCATCAATCCATGACAGAAACTTCGGACAGTGTTTCATCAGCTTCAAGTAAAAAAATTGGGAGCATCAGTTTTTCGGTGGACAGAATGATTTCTATTCTCGTAAATAATCTTCATA GAGTGGAACCACTATGGGACCAAGTGGTTAGCCACTTTCTTGAG CTCGCTGTACATTCAAATCCAAACTTGAGAACTATGGCGCTTGATGCCCTGGATCAATCCATATGTGCTGTCTTAGGTTCAGAGCAATTTGGAGAAGATCCGACCAGATCAAGAGATACAACTCTGGAT GTAGAATCAAAGTCAACCGAGTTGAAGTCAGTTGAGTGTGTTGTACTATCTTCTCTCAGGGGTCTTTACTTTTCTGCTCAAAAGGCCGATGTTCGAGTTGGTTCATTAAAAATTCTTCTTCGTGTACTGGAG AGATGTGGGGAAAAGTTGTACTATAGCTGGCCTGGCATTCTTGAAATGTTGAG GTCTGTTGCCGATGCATCAGAGAAGGATGTGGCGACCCTTGGATTCCAG AGTCTCCGGGTTATTATGAGTGATGGACTTCCTACTCTTCCGGAAGACTGTCTCCATGT GTGCATTGACGTTACTGGAGCTTACAGTGCACAGAAGACTGATTTGAATATAAGTTTAACAGCCATTGGCCTGTTGTGGACTTTAACTGATTTCATAGCAAAGGGGCTTCACCATGGGTGTCAAGTGGAGAAAGGATCGG GATTCAGTAATGTTGATACCTCTCCACAGCAAACCAATGGTGAGGGTGTGGAAGAGCATGTGGTTAGCAATTCCAACAAGCCAGATTTTGAAGCTAGAACTCAAATAGTCAATCATGAGAAATTGTTGTTTTTAGTCTTTTCGTTAATTCAGAAACTCGTAGATGACGATCGACCAGAG GTGAGGAATTCTGCTGTCAGGAcgttttttcagattttgggaAGTCATGGGAACAAACTTTCTAAAAGCATGTGGGAGGATTGTCTGTGGAACTACATCTTCCCGATGTTGGATAGCGCCTCTCACAAG GCTGCAACATCATCAAAGGATGAATGGCAAGGGAAAGAAATAGGTACTCGGGGAGGGAAAGCAGTGCACATGCTTATACATCATAG TCGCAATACAGCCCAGAAGCAATGGGATGAAACATTTGTGCTTGTCCTTGGAGGAATAGCCCGCCTCTTCCGTTCCTACTTTCCTCTTCTTGAAAGCTTGCCCAACTTCTGGTCAG GATGGGAGTCATTGCTTGATTTTGTTAAGAATAGCATTTTCAATGGAAGTAAAGAGGTATCACTTGCAGCGATAAATTGTCTGCAGACAGCTGTTGTGTCCCACTGTGTCAAG GGAAACTTGCAACTCCGATATCTTAATTCTGTCATGGATGTGTATGAGCTTGTTTTCCAGAAGTCATCGAGTTACACAGGTGACACAGCAACCAAGGTGAAACAAGAGATTCTGCATGGTTtag GTGAATTATATGTACAATCACTGAAGATGTTTGATGATAAAATGTACATGCAATTGTTGGGAATTGTTGATTTGGCTGTAAAGCAGGCCATCATAAGTAGCGAAAATTTTGAAACTGAATTC GGACATGTTCCCCCTGTACTACGTCATGTTCTGGAGATCTTGCCCTCTTTGGGTCCTCCTGATCACCTTTCATCAATGTGGCTAATCCTGCTAAGAGAGTTTTTGAATTACCTTCCCCGGTTTGATTCTGCTCTGCCAAATGAGGAAGGTGAGATTAAGCAAAGCACCACAGGTCACCGTGCAA GCAGTGAAGTATCGGAACACAAAGCTGATGTTTTGTCTGACAAAACAATTCCAACCACAAGAATCACGAGTAATATGTTTGCAGAAAAGCTGATCCCTGCTTTAGTAGAGCTTCTCCTTCAGGCTCCTGCAGTTGAAAAGTACATCCTGTTTCCGGAAATCATCCAGAACCTGAGAAG GTGCATGATGACAAGACGAGACAATCCAGATGGTTCACTCTGGAAGGTAGCAGCTGAGGGCTTCAACCGTTTACTTGTTGAAGATGTTAAGATATGTTCTGCGGGTGGTGACACAGACCTGAAAGTTAGCAAAACTGCTCGAATGCGCATTTGGAAAGAAATTGGAGATGTTTACGAGATATTTCTTGTTGGTTATTGTGGACGTGCACTTTCTTCAAACTCTCTCCCTGCAGCAGCGCTCAAGGCCAACGAGACCCTGGAGATGGCCTTGTTAGATGGTCTTGGTGATGTTATTCTTAAGTCGACCGTTGATGCACCCCGAGAA GTCTTGGAGCGGCTTGTTTTAACCCTTGACCGCTGTGCATCACGTACATGTTCGTTGCCTATTGAAACTGTGGAGCTGATGCCTGCTCACTGTAGCAGATTCTCCTTGACATGCTTACAAAAATTGTTTTCCTTGAGCAG CTTTGAAACTGAGAACTGGCACTCAACAAGAGCAGAAGTGAGCAGGATCTCAATCACCACGCTAATGGAAAGATGTGAATTCGTTTTGAGTAGATTTTTAATCGTCGAAAATAACCTTG GCAAACGTCCAATCCCAACTGCTAGACTTGAAGAGATTATCTTTACCCTTCAAGAACTTGACCGCCTCACAATTCACCCCGAGGCTGCTTCGGTTCTTCAGTTGCGACCCTCTCTGAAAAACATACTACAAGAGGATAACCGTGACTCCCGTGCACACCTACTTGTCCTTTTCCCCTCACTGTGCGAGATTGTGTTATCAAG GGAAATGCCGGTGAGAGAGCTGGTGCAAGTTTTATTACGAGCAGTTGCGGCCGAGCTAGGTCTGAAAAAGGTTAGCCTATCCAGTTGA